Proteins encoded by one window of Martelella endophytica:
- the mepA gene encoding penicillin-insensitive murein endopeptidase, which produces MRWIKAFAVLMGLMTAVPAFAEDPPPAKILFGSETTPTASKPQSYGFYNKGCIGGAEALPIDGPTWQAMRLSRNRRFGHPDTIALIEKLSRDAAQYDGWPGLLVGDISQPRGGPMLSGHASHQVGLDADIWLTPMPNRTLSLREREDISAVSMLKNDGTLFVDKTKFTPAHERLLMRAASYPEVQRIFVHPGIKKAMCEDWKGDRTNLAKLRPYYGHYYHFHIRLFCRPGSPGCTAQNAVDMKDDGCGANLAWWLSDEPWRPAKPAPPPKEPAKPKPKPTRPSYTILSDLPKACAAVLDAAAPANLPAAALTPKIPLPPLAPWPEIGPVPTPRPAG; this is translated from the coding sequence ATGCGCTGGATAAAGGCTTTTGCGGTCCTGATGGGCCTGATGACGGCAGTGCCGGCGTTTGCGGAAGATCCGCCGCCAGCGAAAATCCTGTTCGGCTCGGAAACGACGCCGACGGCCAGCAAGCCGCAATCCTACGGCTTCTACAACAAGGGCTGCATCGGCGGGGCGGAGGCCCTGCCGATCGACGGGCCGACATGGCAGGCGATGCGACTTTCGCGCAACCGCCGCTTCGGCCATCCCGACACGATCGCGCTGATCGAGAAGCTCTCGCGCGATGCGGCCCAGTATGACGGCTGGCCGGGGCTTCTCGTCGGCGACATCTCGCAGCCGCGCGGCGGGCCGATGCTATCGGGCCACGCCTCCCACCAGGTCGGGCTTGATGCCGATATCTGGCTGACGCCGATGCCCAATCGCACGCTGTCGCTGCGCGAGCGCGAGGACATATCCGCGGTCTCGATGCTGAAGAATGACGGCACACTGTTCGTCGACAAGACGAAGTTCACGCCCGCGCATGAACGGCTTTTGATGCGCGCGGCGAGCTATCCGGAGGTACAGCGGATCTTTGTCCATCCCGGCATCAAGAAGGCGATGTGCGAGGACTGGAAGGGCGACCGCACCAACCTCGCCAAGCTCCGCCCCTACTATGGCCACTACTACCATTTCCACATCCGCCTGTTTTGCCGCCCGGGCTCGCCGGGCTGCACGGCGCAGAACGCGGTCGACATGAAGGATGATGGTTGCGGGGCGAACCTCGCCTGGTGGCTTTCCGACGAACCGTGGCGGCCCGCCAAACCGGCGCCGCCGCCGAAAGAGCCGGCAAAGCCGAAGCCAAAGCCCACGCGGCCGAGCTACACCATCCTTTCCGACCTGCCGAAAGCCTGCGCCGCGGTGCTGGACGCCGCCGCACCGGCCAATCTTCCGGCAGCGGCACTGACGCCGAAAATTCCGCTGCCGCCGCTCGCGCCCTGGCCAGAAATCGGCCCGGTGCCGACGCCACGCCCGGCGGGCTGA
- a CDS encoding glucokinase: MARHSIHEQPLSFPILIGDIGGTNARFSLLVDAYAEPREFPIVHTADFPTIDAAIQAGVMDKTALQPRSAILAVAGPIRGDEIPLTNCDWVVKPKDMIRALGLEDVVIINDFEAQALAIANMPDQFREPLGNRPDTMIASRVVLGPGTGLGVAGLVHAEERWIPVPGEGGHIDLGPRSERDYQVFPHIKTIEGRIAGEQILCGRGMVNLYNAICAADGIEAKPYEPKHVSQYGLDGSDPQAVETLSLFSTYLGRLAGDMAMIFMARGGVYLAGGISQKILPALKQPEFRAAFEDKAPHTGLMKTIPTYVVTHPLAALAGLATYARTPTRFGLALDGRRWRG; this comes from the coding sequence ATGGCCAGACACAGCATTCACGAGCAGCCTCTTTCCTTTCCCATTCTCATCGGCGACATCGGCGGCACCAATGCCCGCTTCTCCCTGCTCGTCGATGCCTATGCCGAGCCGCGCGAATTTCCGATCGTCCATACCGCCGATTTCCCGACCATCGATGCCGCCATCCAGGCCGGGGTGATGGACAAGACGGCGCTGCAGCCGAGGAGCGCCATTCTTGCCGTCGCCGGCCCGATCCGCGGCGATGAAATCCCGCTCACCAATTGCGACTGGGTGGTGAAGCCGAAGGACATGATCCGCGCGCTCGGGCTTGAGGACGTGGTGATCATCAACGATTTCGAGGCGCAGGCGCTGGCGATCGCCAATATGCCCGACCAGTTCCGTGAACCGCTCGGCAACCGCCCGGACACGATGATCGCCTCGCGCGTCGTGCTCGGGCCCGGCACCGGCCTCGGCGTTGCCGGCCTCGTCCACGCCGAAGAACGCTGGATTCCCGTGCCGGGCGAAGGCGGACATATCGACCTCGGTCCGCGCAGCGAGCGCGACTATCAGGTGTTCCCGCACATCAAGACCATCGAGGGACGCATTGCGGGCGAACAGATTCTCTGCGGACGCGGCATGGTCAATCTCTATAACGCCATCTGTGCCGCCGACGGCATCGAGGCGAAGCCCTACGAGCCCAAGCATGTCAGCCAGTATGGCCTGGACGGTTCAGACCCGCAGGCGGTCGAGACGCTGTCGCTGTTTTCCACCTATCTCGGGCGGCTTGCCGGCGATATGGCGATGATCTTCATGGCCCGCGGCGGCGTCTACCTCGCCGGCGGCATTTCGCAGAAGATCCTGCCGGCACTGAAGCAGCCGGAATTCCGCGCTGCCTTCGAGGACAAGGCGCCGCATACCGGGCTGATGAAGACGATCCCGACCTATGTCGTCACCCATCCGCTGGCAGCCCTTGCCGGGCTCGCCACCTATGCCCGCACCCCGACCCGCTTCGGCCTCGCGCTCGACGGACGCCGCTGGCGCGGCTGA
- a CDS encoding CehA/McbA family metallohydrolase, with product MTSDDNPLQINAREGLWLKGDWHLHSRHSDDSTNNPVEKIIGFAERLGFDYLTITDHDVHVAGAVAGHTWADPAYRSDDLLLFYGAELTAPRGHVNIFGIEPYDHQRIFDRRNDRDWDLLALKRDLGIHWSANHPVTSNHYGFSFDLADSIEIWNGPMWPKNAANVRVWDNILLSGRMLGARGGSDAHHGVPDAPELTTPWTPEATANYVGTPTTWVFAEDRTKPAILASLVAGRASVSSNPFNPRVELVADADGDGVAEMMMGDNAEADGGPVRFEVRLSEGGIAGARYGVTIVKNRAPFATLAVDPETRIARFTDTPAAGETSYYRAEITGPQAAYPDIPNSMHLSADMVALSNPLYFNYDPDF from the coding sequence ATGACATCCGACGACAATCCATTGCAGATCAACGCGCGTGAGGGGCTCTGGCTCAAGGGGGACTGGCACCTCCATTCCCGCCACAGCGATGACTCCACCAACAATCCTGTCGAGAAGATCATCGGCTTCGCCGAACGGCTCGGTTTCGACTATCTGACGATTACCGATCACGACGTCCATGTCGCCGGCGCCGTGGCGGGGCATACATGGGCAGACCCGGCCTATCGGTCCGACGACCTGCTGCTGTTCTACGGCGCCGAACTGACCGCGCCGCGGGGCCACGTCAACATTTTCGGCATCGAGCCTTATGACCACCAGCGCATCTTCGACCGCCGCAACGACCGCGACTGGGACCTGCTGGCGCTGAAGCGCGATCTCGGCATCCATTGGTCGGCTAATCATCCCGTCACGAGCAACCATTACGGCTTCTCCTTCGATCTCGCCGATTCCATCGAGATCTGGAACGGGCCGATGTGGCCGAAGAATGCCGCCAATGTCCGCGTCTGGGACAATATCCTGCTTTCGGGGCGCATGCTCGGCGCGCGCGGTGGCTCGGATGCGCATCACGGCGTGCCGGATGCGCCGGAGCTGACGACGCCATGGACGCCGGAGGCGACGGCCAATTATGTCGGCACGCCAACAACCTGGGTCTTCGCCGAAGACCGCACTAAACCTGCCATCCTCGCGAGCCTGGTGGCAGGACGGGCGTCGGTGAGCTCCAATCCCTTCAATCCGCGCGTCGAGCTGGTCGCCGATGCCGATGGCGACGGGGTTGCGGAGATGATGATGGGCGACAACGCCGAAGCCGACGGAGGGCCTGTCCGTTTTGAGGTCCGGCTTTCGGAAGGCGGCATTGCCGGTGCGCGCTACGGCGTCACGATCGTCAAGAACCGCGCGCCTTTCGCAACGCTTGCCGTCGATCCCGAAACCCGCATCGCCCGGTTCACCGACACGCCCGCTGCAGGCGAGACCAGCTACTACCGCGCCGAGATCACGGGGCCGCAGGCGGCCTATCCGGATATCCCGAATTCCATGCATCTTTCCGCCGACATGGTGGCGCTCTCGAACCCGCTCTATTTCAACTACGATCCCGATTTCTAG
- a CDS encoding fumarylacetoacetate hydrolase family protein translates to MKLLRVGAKGAERPAILHADGSYRDISSIVVDIAGEALSANGLSRIAAADIDSLPVLPGTSRIGPCVGNVGKFICIGLNYADHAAETGADLPKEPIIFMKATSAIIGPNDDVRIPKNSKKSDWEVELGVVIGKEARYVDEADAMDHVAGYCVVNDLSEREFQIERSGQWVKGKSADTFGPIGPWLVTRDEVADPQDLPMWLEVDGHRYQDGSTKTMVFGVQYLVSYLSQFMSLQPGDIITTGTPPGVGMGIKPEPVYLKEGQTMRLGIEGLGEQTQKTVPWNA, encoded by the coding sequence ATGAAATTGCTACGAGTTGGTGCCAAGGGCGCCGAGCGCCCTGCCATCCTGCACGCCGACGGCAGCTACCGCGACATTTCGTCGATCGTCGTCGACATCGCCGGCGAGGCGCTTTCCGCCAACGGCCTGTCGCGGATCGCGGCTGCCGATATCGACAGCCTGCCGGTCCTGCCGGGGACAAGCCGCATCGGCCCCTGCGTCGGCAATGTCGGCAAGTTCATCTGCATCGGCCTCAACTATGCCGACCACGCCGCCGAAACCGGCGCGGACCTGCCGAAGGAGCCGATCATCTTCATGAAGGCGACCAGCGCCATCATTGGCCCGAACGACGATGTTCGCATTCCGAAGAACTCCAAGAAGAGCGACTGGGAGGTCGAGCTCGGCGTCGTCATCGGCAAGGAGGCACGTTATGTCGACGAGGCCGACGCGATGGATCATGTCGCCGGCTATTGCGTGGTCAACGACCTCTCCGAGCGCGAATTCCAGATCGAGCGTTCCGGCCAGTGGGTCAAGGGCAAGAGCGCCGACACCTTCGGCCCGATTGGCCCGTGGCTCGTCACCCGCGACGAGGTTGCCGACCCGCAGGACCTGCCGATGTGGCTCGAAGTCGACGGCCACCGCTATCAGGACGGTTCGACCAAGACCATGGTCTTCGGCGTGCAGTACCTCGTCAGCTATCTGTCGCAGTTCATGAGCCTGCAGCCCGGCGACATCATCACCACCGGAACCCCGCCCGGCGTGGGCATGGGCATCAAGCCGGAGCCGGTCTATCTGAAGGAAGGCCAGACGATGCGCCTCGGCATCGAGGGCCTTGGCGAACAGACCCAGAAGACGGTTCCCTGGAACGCGTAA
- a CDS encoding L-fuconate dehydratase: MTTITGLSVHDLRFPTSAKLDGSDAMNPDPDYSAAYVILKTDGGLEGHGLTFTIGRGNEVVCAAIRALEARMTGLSLDWIAENPGRFWRHVTGDSQLRWIGPDKGAMHLATGAVVNAAWDLMAKAAGKPVWQLVADMTPEQLVSIVDFRYLTDAITPEEALAIFRKAETGKAERIAELKVNGYPCYTTSAGWLGYSHDKLRRLAQEAVDAGFTHIKMKVGQDRDEDVARLKIVREVIGEDRTLMIDANQVWEVDQAIDWVQALAPFRPFFIEEPTSPDDVAGHRKIREAVAPVKVATGEMCQNRILFKQFIAGGAIDIVQIDACRIGGLNEVLSVLLMAAKFGLPVWPHAGGVGLCEYVQHLSMIDYLVVSGSKEGRVIEYVDHLHEHFVDPCRIERAAYMPPEKPGFSIEMKPETLHNFAYSAA; this comes from the coding sequence ATGACCACAATCACCGGACTTTCCGTCCACGACCTGCGTTTCCCGACCTCGGCCAAGCTCGACGGTTCGGATGCGATGAACCCCGATCCGGATTATTCCGCGGCCTATGTCATCCTGAAAACGGATGGCGGATTGGAGGGCCACGGCCTGACCTTCACCATCGGCCGCGGCAATGAGGTTGTTTGCGCCGCGATCCGCGCGCTGGAAGCCCGTATGACCGGGCTTTCCCTCGACTGGATTGCCGAAAACCCCGGCCGCTTCTGGCGGCATGTGACCGGCGACAGCCAGTTGCGCTGGATCGGGCCGGACAAGGGCGCGATGCATCTGGCCACCGGCGCGGTCGTCAACGCCGCCTGGGATCTGATGGCGAAGGCCGCGGGCAAGCCGGTCTGGCAGCTCGTCGCCGACATGACACCGGAACAGCTCGTCTCGATTGTCGATTTCCGTTATCTGACCGACGCGATCACGCCGGAGGAGGCGCTTGCAATCTTCCGCAAGGCAGAGACCGGCAAGGCCGAACGCATTGCCGAGCTGAAAGTCAACGGTTACCCGTGCTACACAACCTCGGCCGGCTGGCTCGGCTACAGCCACGACAAGCTTCGCCGTCTTGCTCAGGAAGCCGTCGATGCCGGCTTCACTCATATCAAGATGAAGGTCGGGCAGGACCGCGACGAGGATGTCGCGCGCCTCAAGATCGTGCGCGAGGTGATCGGCGAGGATCGCACGCTGATGATCGACGCCAACCAGGTCTGGGAGGTCGATCAGGCGATCGACTGGGTGCAGGCGCTTGCCCCCTTCCGCCCCTTCTTCATCGAGGAGCCGACGAGCCCCGACGATGTCGCCGGTCACAGGAAGATTCGCGAGGCCGTCGCCCCGGTGAAGGTCGCGACTGGCGAGATGTGCCAGAACCGCATCCTGTTCAAGCAGTTCATCGCCGGTGGCGCGATCGATATCGTGCAGATCGACGCCTGCCGTATCGGCGGGCTGAACGAGGTGCTTTCGGTGCTGCTGATGGCGGCGAAATTCGGCCTGCCGGTCTGGCCGCATGCCGGCGGCGTCGGGCTTTGCGAATATGTCCAGCACCTGTCGATGATCGACTATCTGGTGGTCTCCGGCTCCAAGGAGGGGCGGGTCATCGAATATGTCGATCACCTCCACGAGCACTTCGTCGATCCGTGCCGGATCGAGCGCGCGGCCTACATGCCGCCGGAAAAGCCGGGCTTTTCCATTGAGATGAAGCCGGAAACGCTTCATAACTTCGCCTATTCGGCGGCGTAA
- a CDS encoding SDR family oxidoreductase codes for MTDLTGRTCLITAAAQGIGAASAKAFARAGAKVIATDINAEKLAEIEGIDGISTRLLNVLSDEAVANAALEIGPVDILFNCAGVVHNGSVLDMKEGDLDFAYDLNVKAMVRTVQAFLPGMLEREYGVIINMSSVASSLKGVPNRFAYSTTKAAVLGMTKAIAADYVTKGIRCSAICPGTVDSPSLQDRLRATGDYEKARADFIARQPIGRIGTPEEIADLAVYLAGATYTTGQAHIIDGGWTC; via the coding sequence ATGACTGACCTGACCGGCAGGACCTGCCTCATCACCGCCGCCGCGCAAGGCATCGGCGCCGCCTCCGCCAAAGCCTTCGCCAGGGCCGGCGCAAAGGTGATCGCCACCGATATCAATGCCGAGAAGCTCGCCGAAATCGAGGGCATAGACGGCATCTCAACTCGGCTTCTGAACGTGCTGTCGGACGAGGCCGTCGCCAATGCCGCGCTGGAAATCGGCCCCGTCGACATCCTGTTCAATTGCGCTGGCGTCGTCCATAACGGCTCGGTGCTCGACATGAAGGAAGGCGATCTCGATTTCGCCTACGACCTCAACGTCAAGGCGATGGTGCGCACGGTGCAGGCCTTCCTGCCGGGCATGCTGGAGCGCGAATATGGCGTCATCATCAACATGTCGTCGGTTGCCTCGTCGCTGAAGGGCGTGCCGAACCGCTTTGCCTATTCGACCACCAAGGCCGCCGTGCTCGGCATGACCAAGGCGATCGCCGCCGACTATGTGACCAAGGGCATTCGCTGCAGCGCCATCTGCCCCGGAACGGTCGACAGCCCCTCGCTGCAGGACCGGCTGAGGGCAACTGGCGACTATGAGAAGGCGCGTGCGGATTTTATCGCCCGCCAGCCCATCGGCCGCATCGGCACGCCGGAGGAAATCGCCGATCTCGCCGTCTACCTCGCAGGCGCGACCTACACCACCGGCCAGGCCCATATCATCGACGGCGGCTGGACCTGCTGA
- a CDS encoding mandelate racemase/muconate lactonizing enzyme family protein has translation MARIVRAEILMVDLKPKVTRVDAIQSFVSQETPIVRITDADGVTGTGYSYTIGTGGPSVMALLEKTLLPAIIGREAFDIERIWWDLTFLTHATTVGAITSIALAAIDTALWDLKAVKLGLPLHRLAGGAQAEIPLYTTEGGWLHLEAEALVDDALRAQADGFSGCKLKVGRPLAEDAARIGAVRDAVGPAFEIFTDANQAFNVDEAVRRAAVYQRLDIGWLEEPLPADDIEGHAVLSRHTSVPIAVGESLYSASHFREYLERRACSIVQVDVGRIGGITPWLKVAHMAECFNVAVAPHFLMELHVSLCAAVPNARWVEYIPQLDAITLYGMNIREGRAVPSEEPGLGIAWDFEAIGRMAVEGSQKTIT, from the coding sequence ATGGCAAGGATCGTCCGCGCCGAAATCCTGATGGTGGACCTGAAGCCGAAGGTCACGCGGGTCGACGCGATCCAGTCCTTCGTCTCCCAGGAAACGCCGATCGTGCGCATCACCGATGCGGACGGCGTTACCGGCACGGGCTATTCCTACACCATCGGGACCGGTGGACCTTCGGTGATGGCGCTTCTGGAAAAGACGCTGCTGCCGGCGATCATCGGCCGCGAGGCTTTCGATATCGAGCGCATCTGGTGGGACCTCACCTTCCTCACCCACGCGACCACTGTCGGCGCCATCACCTCGATTGCGCTCGCCGCCATCGATACCGCGCTCTGGGACCTGAAGGCGGTGAAACTCGGTCTGCCGCTCCATCGTCTTGCCGGCGGTGCCCAGGCGGAGATCCCGCTCTACACCACCGAGGGTGGCTGGCTGCATCTGGAGGCCGAAGCTCTTGTCGATGATGCGCTGCGGGCGCAGGCGGACGGTTTTTCCGGCTGCAAGCTCAAGGTCGGCCGACCGCTCGCCGAAGACGCCGCCCGCATCGGCGCAGTCCGCGACGCCGTTGGTCCCGCTTTCGAGATCTTCACTGATGCCAATCAAGCCTTCAACGTCGATGAGGCGGTGCGCCGCGCGGCGGTCTATCAGCGGCTCGATATCGGCTGGCTGGAGGAGCCGCTGCCGGCCGATGACATCGAAGGCCATGCCGTGCTCTCCCGTCACACATCGGTGCCGATCGCGGTCGGTGAGAGCCTTTATTCCGCCTCGCATTTCCGCGAATATCTGGAGCGCCGTGCCTGCTCGATCGTCCAGGTCGACGTGGGCCGCATCGGCGGCATCACGCCCTGGCTCAAGGTCGCGCACATGGCGGAGTGCTTCAACGTCGCGGTCGCGCCGCACTTCCTGATGGAGCTGCATGTGTCGCTCTGCGCCGCCGTGCCCAATGCGCGCTGGGTCGAATACATCCCCCAGCTCGACGCGATTACGCTTTACGGCATGAACATTCGCGAGGGCCGGGCCGTTCCATCTGAAGAACCCGGCCTCGGCATCGCCTGGGATTTCGAGGCGATCGGCCGCATGGCGGTCGAAGGCTCGCAGAAGACAATCACTTGA
- a CDS encoding ABC transporter ATP-binding protein yields MAEVHLSKIVKRYGSLEVVHGIDLDVAHNEFVVLVGPSGCGKSTTLRMIAGLEEISDGELRIGDRIVNALPPRSRNISMVFQSYALYPHMTVRENLGFGLKIAGMTPDDIKPRVDEAAGILGLEPFMDRLPANLSGGQRQRVAMGRAIVRHPDVFLFDEPLSNLDAKLRGQMRVEIKKLHQRVKTTVIYVTHDQVEAMTLADRIVIMRDGYVEQVGTPTEVFENPANTFVAGFIGSPPMNQLEAVVEDGAVRLADGTLVPLPTDIAPKVSAGDKVVIGFRPDAFAPKGHSLHPEDRSLEVALPVLISEPLGTETIIYTELGGKEVQAKMLDPRPLEDGEELTFTLDLERLHVFDGASGKSLRA; encoded by the coding sequence GTGGCCGAAGTGCACCTTTCCAAAATCGTCAAGCGCTATGGCTCGCTGGAAGTCGTCCACGGCATCGATCTCGACGTTGCCCATAACGAGTTCGTCGTGCTCGTCGGGCCTTCCGGCTGCGGCAAGTCGACGACGCTGAGGATGATTGCCGGACTTGAGGAAATCTCCGACGGAGAACTCAGGATCGGCGACCGTATCGTCAACGCCCTGCCGCCAAGATCGCGCAACATTTCCATGGTGTTCCAGTCATACGCGCTCTATCCGCATATGACGGTCCGCGAAAATCTCGGTTTCGGCCTGAAGATCGCCGGCATGACGCCGGACGACATCAAGCCGCGTGTCGACGAGGCCGCCGGCATTCTCGGCCTCGAGCCGTTCATGGACCGCCTGCCGGCCAATCTGTCCGGCGGCCAGCGCCAGCGCGTCGCCATGGGCCGCGCCATCGTGCGCCATCCGGACGTGTTCCTGTTTGACGAGCCGCTGTCGAACCTCGATGCCAAGCTGCGCGGCCAGATGCGCGTCGAGATCAAGAAGCTGCATCAGCGGGTCAAGACAACGGTCATCTATGTGACCCACGACCAGGTCGAGGCGATGACGCTGGCAGACCGGATCGTGATCATGCGCGATGGCTATGTCGAACAGGTCGGCACGCCGACGGAGGTGTTCGAAAACCCGGCCAACACCTTCGTCGCCGGCTTCATCGGCTCGCCGCCGATGAACCAGCTTGAAGCCGTTGTCGAGGACGGGGCGGTTCGGCTAGCCGACGGCACGCTGGTGCCGCTGCCGACCGATATCGCACCGAAGGTGTCTGCCGGCGACAAGGTGGTGATCGGCTTCCGCCCGGACGCCTTCGCGCCGAAGGGGCATTCGCTGCATCCGGAGGACCGGTCGCTCGAAGTCGCTCTGCCGGTGCTGATCTCGGAACCGCTTGGCACCGAGACCATCATCTACACGGAGCTCGGCGGCAAGGAAGTGCAGGCGAAGATGCTCGATCCACGTCCGCTGGAGGATGGCGAGGAACTGACCTTCACGCTCGATCTCGAACGCCTGCATGTCTTTGACGGCGCAAGCGGCAAGAGCCTGAGGGCCTGA
- a CDS encoding carbohydrate ABC transporter permease, translated as MSARTIEKPWQRWLLRITLFIAMMILVVPGAWVVMTAFRPNVEVMARPPIWIPQDWTLNNFLGIFGLLPDRQQGLPVERYFFNSLVISLTSTVVAILVGMMGGYAFARYRFKGKGALFLSFMLSRTVPGVALSLPLFILWSKIGLIDTKFGLILVYMAINIPFTIWLTDGFFRQIPADLSEAAQIDGCTRWQAFWKVEFPLARSGLASAGIFAFLTAWNEFALASQLTRTTASKTMPVGLMDFTAQFTVDWTGMSAMAVLIIIPALILTFIVQKHLIAGLTFGGVKG; from the coding sequence ATGAGCGCGCGCACCATCGAAAAACCCTGGCAGCGCTGGCTGCTCAGGATCACCCTTTTCATCGCGATGATGATCCTCGTCGTGCCCGGCGCCTGGGTGGTGATGACCGCCTTCCGCCCGAATGTGGAAGTCATGGCGCGTCCGCCGATCTGGATCCCGCAGGACTGGACGCTGAACAACTTCCTCGGCATTTTCGGCCTCCTGCCGGATCGCCAGCAGGGCCTGCCGGTCGAGCGCTATTTCTTCAATTCGCTGGTAATCTCGCTGACCTCCACGGTTGTCGCGATCCTGGTCGGCATGATGGGCGGCTATGCCTTTGCCCGTTACCGTTTCAAGGGCAAGGGCGCTCTGTTCCTCTCCTTCATGCTGTCGCGCACCGTGCCGGGCGTGGCGCTGTCTCTGCCGCTCTTCATCCTGTGGAGCAAGATCGGGCTGATCGACACCAAGTTCGGGCTGATACTCGTTTACATGGCGATCAACATCCCGTTCACGATCTGGCTGACCGATGGCTTCTTCCGCCAGATCCCGGCGGATCTGTCCGAAGCCGCCCAGATCGACGGCTGCACCCGCTGGCAGGCGTTCTGGAAGGTTGAGTTTCCGCTCGCCCGCTCGGGCCTTGCATCGGCGGGCATCTTCGCCTTCCTGACGGCCTGGAACGAGTTCGCGCTCGCCAGCCAGCTCACCCGCACCACCGCGTCGAAAACCATGCCGGTCGGGCTGATGGACTTCACCGCCCAGTTCACCGTCGACTGGACCGGGATGAGCGCCATGGCCGTGCTGATCATCATCCCGGCGCTGATCCTCACCTTCATCGTACAAAAGCATCTGATTGCCGGACTGACGTTCGGCGGCGTGAAAGGATAA
- a CDS encoding carbohydrate ABC transporter permease: MKFFRSPQATPYLLLLPAIVVILAVVLVPLLVSFWTSFTSYNLVRPDSLYNFVGLRNYRRLIGNDDFWWAFGRTVVFITIALNLEMLMGLGLALLVNRITWGQRTLRTIMMFPMMFSPILVGFQFKYLFNDSVGLVNNALFALNLIDKPIPWLVNGWLANFSIIVAEMWMSTSIFAILLMAGLLAMPKEPIEAAKVDGCNALQVFRHITLPFLMPFIWIAMTIRSLDVARAYDMVKIMTNGGPAGRTELIWTLMTRTGYQNSQMGMANAMGYISILLSIAFTIMFYRNLSKARVFMGGAQ; encoded by the coding sequence ATGAAGTTTTTCAGGTCTCCGCAGGCGACGCCCTATCTTTTGCTGCTGCCGGCCATCGTCGTCATTCTGGCGGTCGTGCTGGTGCCGCTTCTGGTGTCGTTCTGGACGAGCTTCACCAGCTACAATCTGGTGCGGCCGGACTCGCTCTATAATTTCGTCGGCCTGCGTAACTACAGGCGCCTGATCGGCAATGATGATTTCTGGTGGGCCTTCGGCCGCACCGTGGTGTTCATCACCATCGCGCTCAATCTGGAAATGCTCATGGGGCTCGGGCTGGCGCTGCTCGTCAACCGCATCACCTGGGGCCAGCGGACGCTCAGAACCATCATGATGTTTCCGATGATGTTCTCGCCGATCCTTGTCGGCTTCCAGTTCAAGTATCTGTTCAACGATTCCGTCGGTCTGGTGAACAATGCGCTGTTTGCGCTCAACCTGATCGACAAGCCGATCCCGTGGCTGGTCAATGGCTGGTTGGCCAATTTCTCGATCATCGTCGCGGAAATGTGGATGTCGACGTCGATCTTCGCCATCCTGCTGATGGCCGGCCTGCTCGCCATGCCGAAGGAGCCGATCGAGGCCGCCAAGGTCGATGGCTGCAACGCGCTGCAGGTGTTCCGCCATATCACGCTGCCCTTCCTGATGCCGTTCATCTGGATCGCGATGACGATCCGCTCGCTCGATGTCGCGCGTGCCTATGACATGGTGAAGATCATGACCAATGGCGGCCCCGCGGGGCGCACGGAGCTGATCTGGACGCTGATGACGCGCACCGGCTACCAGAACTCGCAGATGGGCATGGCGAACGCCATGGGCTACATCTCGATCCTGCTCTCGATCGCCTTCACCATCATGTTCTACCGCAACCTTTCCAAGGCCCGCGTTTTCATGGGAGGCGCCCAATGA